In Labilibaculum sp. DW002, one DNA window encodes the following:
- a CDS encoding sensor histidine kinase, protein MTKNKLVLLVGGLLCVLSVFSQQNNIRFKRITINDGLSLSSVYCIFQDSKGFMWFGTEDGLNKYDGKNFTVYRDNINKPNCISYKWIEQIIEDTNGNLWFGSRGGLTRFNPITETFTPFRGVEPNNQLSNDTITTFFEDKNKRLWVGSLKGINCINIDDGKLENIKYKNELNTRVNCFLLGDKYLWIATNNGLFYTNSENNVFHKLKLKNTSEQVKITSIVKEQDLLWLGTDQGLFSINETASNPNQKEYLTNTSIENISLDNSQNLWVVTNKALLKKESQTDQFTKIVKSFESTNSLSINTNKPILSCENNEIWFGTFGSGLFRINTSTNKKSHYKNNSADPQSLSENSINCIYEDRNGIIWIGTFGAGISIFDPQAHKFDLLKNNPLSENSLACNFIWSIWEDHNEDIWIGTNNQGISKYLVKQDSFIHIDIRKSKKHPYTAIRKVFEDSQNNIWIGSDGEGLFKYNPLSKEQVQFKNIEGDSTSLSNNSVRTIFEDSDGIIWIGTRDGFNQYHPKTKQFKQYKRKESNPSSISCNFIYSTIFEDSKGLLWIGTYGGGVNIFDKNTGQFNSFQYIQESTNSISDNVVFSIHEDKEGSIWLGTNNKLNRYNPKTKVFSHYGTDEGLPNDVIYSILPDKNDHLWLSTNNGICRFSTSDYSVKNFTINDGLQSKEFNGGAYHKGKSGKLYFGGVYGLNIIDPKKKFKDERNYELVFTKLEIHGNEVKVAPYNNIDSEKQIHYSNEDDTYYLKKNIAYTDAIELDYKHRFVTLEYSSLSSFASDKINYSYRLKGLEKKWINSGNRNYISYSNLPLGEYTFQVKAQNQNGMWSEYAKELKIKILPPFYLSWWFILLASILVSLLFIFIYRFLLHAKTNKLLTVQNEEIKSTNLQLQESERNLKELNATKDKFFRIISHDLKNPFTSLLSISEMIHENYEMVDDPEKRVGIRKIHESVKHIYTLLENLLTWSRSQTGKIDFHPETFDLNELVKQSICLYEASAEKKQIEIQFFDTKEKLAFADKHMSSSIIRNLINNAIKFSNQNSQIEIKIATKDKFVEFQIADEGIGIDKDNLSKLFRIDLKYKSVGTSGEKGTGLGLLLCKEFAEANRGKIWAESTIGKGSTFFFVLPQSK, encoded by the coding sequence ATGACCAAAAATAAACTAGTTCTCTTAGTGGGTGGATTACTTTGTGTTCTTTCTGTTTTTTCTCAGCAAAACAATATTAGGTTCAAGAGAATTACTATAAATGATGGACTTTCCTTAAGTTCTGTTTATTGTATTTTTCAAGATTCAAAAGGCTTTATGTGGTTTGGAACAGAAGATGGTTTAAATAAGTACGATGGTAAAAATTTCACTGTTTACAGAGACAATATTAACAAACCCAATTGTATTTCATACAAATGGATAGAACAAATTATAGAGGACACTAATGGAAATTTATGGTTCGGATCAAGAGGTGGACTAACACGATTTAATCCAATTACTGAAACCTTTACTCCCTTCAGAGGTGTGGAACCCAACAATCAATTAAGTAATGATACCATTACTACTTTCTTTGAAGATAAAAACAAGCGCTTGTGGGTTGGAAGTTTAAAGGGAATTAATTGCATAAACATTGATGACGGCAAACTTGAAAATATCAAGTATAAAAATGAATTAAACACCAGAGTAAACTGCTTTCTTTTAGGAGATAAATACCTATGGATTGCTACTAACAATGGACTTTTCTATACTAATTCAGAAAATAATGTATTTCATAAATTAAAACTAAAAAACACTAGTGAACAAGTAAAAATCACTAGTATCGTAAAAGAACAAGATCTACTCTGGCTTGGAACAGATCAAGGGCTCTTTTCAATCAATGAAACCGCATCCAATCCTAATCAAAAAGAATACTTGACCAATACTAGTATTGAGAATATCAGTTTAGATAATTCACAAAATTTATGGGTAGTTACCAATAAGGCACTCCTTAAAAAAGAATCACAAACTGATCAATTCACAAAAATTGTAAAATCTTTCGAATCAACCAACAGTCTCTCCATAAATACAAACAAGCCCATATTATCTTGTGAAAATAATGAAATTTGGTTTGGAACATTCGGATCAGGTCTTTTTCGAATCAATACAAGCACAAATAAAAAATCACATTACAAAAACAATTCAGCCGACCCACAAAGTTTATCTGAAAATTCTATAAACTGTATCTACGAGGACCGCAATGGAATTATATGGATTGGTACATTTGGTGCAGGCATCAGCATTTTCGATCCTCAAGCTCATAAATTTGATCTTCTTAAAAATAATCCGCTAAGTGAAAATAGCTTAGCTTGTAATTTCATTTGGTCTATTTGGGAAGATCATAACGAAGATATTTGGATTGGAACAAATAATCAAGGAATATCCAAATACCTTGTAAAACAAGACAGTTTTATTCATATTGACATCCGAAAATCAAAAAAACATCCCTACACAGCAATCCGGAAAGTATTTGAAGATAGCCAAAACAATATCTGGATTGGAAGCGATGGAGAAGGATTATTTAAATACAATCCACTAAGCAAAGAACAAGTTCAGTTCAAAAATATTGAAGGTGATAGCACTTCCCTATCCAATAATTCTGTACGCACGATTTTTGAAGACAGTGACGGTATTATTTGGATTGGTACTCGCGATGGATTCAATCAATATCACCCTAAAACAAAACAATTTAAACAATACAAACGCAAGGAAAGTAATCCATCCAGCATTTCCTGTAATTTCATCTATTCAACTATTTTTGAAGATTCAAAAGGTTTATTGTGGATTGGAACTTATGGTGGTGGTGTTAATATATTTGACAAAAACACAGGCCAGTTCAATTCCTTTCAATACATACAAGAAAGTACAAATAGCATTTCCGATAACGTGGTATTTTCCATTCATGAAGATAAGGAAGGATCAATTTGGCTGGGAACCAACAACAAACTAAACCGTTACAATCCAAAAACGAAAGTGTTTTCTCATTACGGTACAGATGAAGGCTTACCAAACGATGTCATTTATAGTATTTTACCAGATAAGAATGACCATTTATGGCTTAGTACAAATAATGGAATCTGTCGCTTTTCAACTTCGGATTATTCAGTAAAAAACTTTACAATTAACGACGGCTTACAAAGCAAAGAATTTAATGGTGGTGCCTATCACAAAGGGAAAAGTGGAAAGCTATACTTCGGTGGAGTTTATGGTTTAAACATTATCGATCCTAAAAAGAAATTTAAAGATGAGCGAAATTATGAGCTTGTATTTACAAAACTTGAAATTCATGGCAATGAAGTTAAAGTAGCGCCTTATAACAACATCGATTCTGAAAAACAGATTCATTATTCCAATGAGGATGATACCTATTACCTCAAAAAAAACATTGCCTATACAGATGCTATTGAACTGGATTACAAACATCGTTTTGTTACACTGGAATATTCATCTTTGTCTTCCTTTGCTTCTGATAAAATCAACTATTCCTATCGGTTAAAAGGGCTAGAAAAAAAATGGATTAATTCGGGGAATCGCAACTACATTTCCTATTCCAATCTTCCTTTAGGTGAATATACATTTCAGGTTAAGGCTCAAAATCAGAATGGAATGTGGTCCGAATATGCCAAAGAACTTAAAATAAAAATATTACCTCCATTTTACCTGAGCTGGTGGTTTATTTTACTTGCAAGTATTTTGGTAAGCTTACTATTCATTTTCATCTACAGATTCTTACTACATGCCAAGACTAACAAACTACTAACCGTTCAAAACGAAGAAATTAAAAGTACGAATTTGCAACTTCAAGAATCAGAAAGAAATTTGAAAGAATTAAATGCAACGAAAGACAAATTTTTCCGAATTATCTCTCATGATTTAAAAAACCCATTCACCAGTTTACTCTCTATTAGTGAAATGATTCATGAAAACTATGAAATGGTCGATGATCCAGAAAAAAGAGTTGGAATTCGAAAAATTCACGAATCAGTAAAACACATTTATACTTTGTTAGAAAACCTGCTTACTTGGTCGAGATCACAAACAGGAAAAATAGATTTTCATCCCGAAACCTTTGACCTTAACGAATTGGTAAAACAATCCATTTGCCTTTACGAAGCATCTGCAGAAAAGAAACAGATTGAAATTCAATTCTTTGACACAAAAGAAAAGCTAGCTTTTGCAGACAAACATATGAGTAGTTCCATCATTCGAAATTTAATTAATAACGCCATAAAATTTTCAAATCAAAACAGTCAAATTGAAATTAAAATTGCCACAAAAGATAAATTTGTAGAATTTCAGATTGCAGATGAAGGTATTGGTATTGATAAAGACAATCTAAGTAAATTGTTCCGAATTGATCTGAAATATAAGTCAGTCGGGACTTCAGGTGAAAAAGGTACTGGACTTGGATTATTACTCTGCAAAGAGTTTGCTGAAGCAAATCGTGGTAAAATATGGGCTGAAAGTACAATTGGTAAAGGAAGTACCTTTTTCTTTGTCCTACCACAATCAAAATAA
- a CDS encoding copper homeostasis protein CutC, giving the protein MKNSLLEICCYSVQSAINAELAGADRIELCAGVHEGGTTPSAACIQLVKELVKIPVFVIIRPRGADFCYSDVEFECMLKDIEFCKTLGVDGIVSGVLLPDGEIDSIRTKQLLNASGSMSFTFHRAFDMVKDHVKALDQLIELGVDRILTSGGEQTAVKGCETIKTLTEKAADRLIIMPGSGILESNIQQLKNITRAKEFHCSSKVLVKGKMEYKNPKIAMGGEESVPEFEYFEADCNKIRKIVSILKAED; this is encoded by the coding sequence ATGAAAAATTCTCTTTTAGAAATTTGTTGTTATTCAGTCCAATCTGCGATTAATGCCGAACTTGCTGGTGCCGATCGAATTGAATTGTGTGCAGGTGTGCATGAAGGTGGAACTACTCCTAGCGCTGCCTGTATTCAACTTGTAAAAGAATTAGTTAAGATTCCTGTATTTGTTATTATTAGACCACGAGGGGCTGATTTTTGTTATTCAGATGTGGAATTTGAATGCATGTTAAAAGATATAGAATTTTGCAAAACATTAGGTGTGGATGGCATTGTTTCAGGTGTTTTGCTACCAGATGGTGAGATTGATAGTATTCGAACAAAGCAATTGTTAAATGCCTCTGGTTCTATGAGTTTTACTTTTCATAGAGCTTTTGATATGGTAAAAGATCATGTAAAAGCGTTGGATCAATTGATTGAGCTTGGTGTTGATCGGATTTTAACTTCTGGGGGAGAGCAAACAGCAGTAAAAGGTTGCGAGACCATAAAAACATTAACTGAAAAAGCCGCAGATAGACTTATTATAATGCCAGGAAGTGGGATTTTAGAATCAAATATTCAACAATTGAAAAATATTACCCGAGCAAAAGAATTCCACTGTTCCTCTAAGGTGTTGGTAAAGGGGAAGATGGAATATAAAAATCCTAAAATTGCTATGGGTGGAGAAGAAAGTGTTCCAGAATTTGAATATTTTGAGGCAGATTGCAATAAAATTCGTAAAATTGTATCTATCCTAAAAGCCGAGGACTAA
- a CDS encoding transglutaminase domain-containing protein: protein MRKIIILLLCLNFCWGCSEVHFIKDKSIREQVSNRFDSRKEFAKKRSVALFSVLEKDITQEESEALQFLYSYMPLCDLADYNGEYFLEQVRSSFEARETFKWGNQVPDDLFRHFVLPYRVNNENLDSARQVFLKELKPRVINMTMKEAVLEVNHWCHEKVNYAPTDIRTSGPLSLVRTSWGRCGEESTFTVTALRSVSIPARQVYTPRWAHSDDNHAWVEVWVDGEWSYLGACEPEPDLNMGWFTEPARRAMLVHTKVFGDYQGSAEVVKKSDNFTEINVVENYADVKKIYVHITDKDGASIDNAQVDFGLYNYAEFYPIASKRTDSEGFSFLTTGLGDLLIWAQKDGVYSGKKISVKQSDTIQLELGRGFYGDKFADINMVPPKENNPYSVDESKKKENNIRLSKEDAMRIEYRTSFIDSLGASQLSERVGLSTQVVWDFLKKSQGNWKEIEKFIGNATKENRVFVKELLHQIADKDLRDTRADILNDHLINTIEKYKLDDYSSKEIYLKCLLNPRIKNENLIDYRAYLQNAFEGKFEGNRIERADLIKKWIVAEIQLTENENYYNLPITPKGVLEIGISNAESRDVFFVALCRSLGIPSRLEPAEKTPQFFDGKKWMNVYFEKQIINQPVIGFASLQNKSNGFDPSYYKHFTIGKLIDGRYESLDYGWGSKLSDLPSKLELEVGKYRLVTGRRGVDGTVYTHLNHFEIEKGKNTKLELNFRDPEVESKTFGHLDPNHIIIRKDNKTSTLSSLEKKNAIVLMWLEPGKEPTRHLMEEFKAAKSRYEKWDGTILVMQAEEIDDENLSAEFFVNMPSNYQLYKDENNKLIDLAKIELGITGKIEKPLILVLKPNGDIKFASRGYKIGIHEHLLKALE from the coding sequence ATGAGGAAGATCATCATCCTTCTACTTTGTCTCAATTTTTGTTGGGGCTGCTCTGAGGTACACTTTATTAAAGACAAATCGATTCGTGAACAGGTATCAAATCGCTTTGATTCAAGAAAAGAATTTGCGAAAAAACGTTCTGTAGCACTTTTCTCTGTATTAGAAAAAGACATTACTCAAGAAGAATCAGAAGCGCTTCAATTTTTATATTCATACATGCCTTTGTGTGACTTAGCTGATTACAATGGGGAGTATTTTCTTGAACAAGTAAGATCTTCCTTTGAAGCAAGAGAAACATTTAAATGGGGAAATCAAGTCCCAGACGATTTGTTTCGTCATTTTGTCTTACCATATCGTGTAAACAATGAGAATTTAGATTCGGCACGTCAGGTATTTCTAAAGGAACTAAAGCCTCGTGTAATAAACATGACAATGAAAGAGGCTGTTCTGGAAGTTAATCATTGGTGTCATGAGAAGGTAAATTATGCACCAACAGATATCCGAACAAGTGGGCCATTGAGTTTGGTCCGTACCTCTTGGGGAAGGTGTGGTGAAGAATCGACTTTTACCGTAACAGCATTACGCTCGGTAAGTATTCCAGCGCGTCAAGTTTATACGCCACGTTGGGCACATAGCGATGATAACCATGCTTGGGTTGAAGTTTGGGTTGATGGAGAATGGTCGTATTTGGGTGCATGTGAGCCAGAACCAGATTTAAATATGGGATGGTTTACCGAACCAGCACGTAGAGCAATGTTGGTACATACAAAGGTGTTTGGTGATTATCAGGGAAGTGCTGAAGTGGTTAAGAAATCTGATAATTTTACGGAAATTAATGTGGTTGAGAACTATGCTGATGTAAAGAAAATTTACGTGCATATTACGGACAAAGATGGTGCATCTATAGATAATGCTCAAGTAGATTTTGGACTGTACAATTATGCTGAATTTTATCCAATAGCAAGTAAACGAACTGATTCAGAGGGATTTTCATTTTTAACTACAGGCTTGGGTGATTTGTTAATTTGGGCTCAAAAGGATGGGGTATACTCAGGTAAGAAAATCAGCGTTAAGCAATCGGATACAATACAACTAGAATTGGGAAGAGGTTTTTATGGAGATAAATTTGCTGATATAAATATGGTTCCTCCAAAAGAGAATAATCCATATTCGGTAGATGAAAGTAAGAAGAAAGAAAACAATATTCGCTTATCCAAAGAAGATGCTATGCGAATAGAGTATCGTACTAGTTTTATTGATTCTTTGGGAGCTTCTCAGTTAAGTGAAAGAGTTGGTTTAAGTACACAAGTTGTTTGGGATTTCTTGAAAAAAAGCCAGGGGAACTGGAAAGAAATAGAAAAATTTATTGGGAATGCAACAAAGGAGAATCGCGTTTTTGTTAAGGAATTGCTTCATCAGATTGCAGATAAAGATCTAAGAGATACAAGAGCTGATATATTGAATGATCATTTGATCAATACAATTGAAAAATATAAGCTTGATGATTATAGTTCGAAGGAGATTTATTTGAAATGCCTTTTGAATCCTAGAATAAAAAATGAGAACTTAATTGATTACCGAGCATATTTACAGAATGCATTTGAGGGGAAATTCGAAGGAAATAGAATCGAGCGTGCTGATTTAATAAAGAAATGGATAGTAGCTGAAATTCAGCTTACCGAAAATGAGAATTATTACAATCTTCCAATTACACCAAAAGGAGTTTTAGAAATAGGTATTTCGAATGCTGAATCTCGCGATGTGTTTTTTGTTGCTTTGTGTCGTAGTTTAGGTATTCCATCTCGATTAGAGCCTGCTGAAAAAACACCACAATTTTTTGATGGCAAAAAGTGGATGAATGTTTATTTTGAGAAGCAAATTATTAATCAACCGGTAATTGGTTTTGCAAGTTTACAAAATAAATCAAATGGTTTTGATCCATCTTATTATAAGCATTTTACAATTGGAAAATTGATTGATGGAAGGTATGAGAGTTTGGATTATGGCTGGGGCAGTAAATTATCTGATTTACCTTCAAAATTAGAACTAGAAGTTGGTAAGTATCGATTAGTTACTGGCAGAAGAGGTGTTGATGGAACGGTTTATACTCATTTGAATCATTTTGAAATTGAAAAAGGGAAAAATACCAAACTCGAATTGAATTTTCGTGATCCAGAAGTAGAAAGCAAAACATTTGGGCATTTGGATCCTAATCATATCATTATCAGAAAAGATAACAAGACAAGTACACTTTCATCCTTGGAAAAGAAAAATGCTATTGTATTGATGTGGTTAGAGCCAGGAAAAGAGCCAACTAGGCATTTAATGGAAGAATTTAAAGCTGCAAAATCGAGATATGAAAAATGGGATGGCACTATTTTAGTGATGCAAGCTGAAGAGATTGATGATGAGAATTTGTCAGCTGAATTTTTTGTGAATATGCCTTCGAATTATCAATTGTACAAAGATGAAAACAATAAGTTGATTGATCTTGCAAAAATAGAATTAGGAATTACTGGCAAAATAGAAAAACCATTAATTCTAGTCTTAAAACCGAATGGTGATATCAAATTCGCTTCGAGAGGTTATAAAATCGGAATACATGAACATCTGTTAAAGGCTTTGGAATAA
- a CDS encoding phosphopentomutase, whose product MIPRIERATIVVLDSAGVGALPDAADFGDVGSNTFGNIASHCGGINLPNMQKLGLGNLTDIQGVAPTSDANGAFGKAAEASKGKDTTTGHWEIAGVAIDKPFPTYSNGFSDEVIRLFEERTGRKVMANKPASGTAILDEYGEEQMKTGNWIVYTSADPVFQIAAHEEIIPLEELNKACEIALEICTELAPVARVIARPYLGSGEGNFTRTANRHDYSVTPPRPTVLDRLLENKLDVIGIGKTSDIFAGQGISDSRGTNKDNNDGVAKTLKALKEDTKGLIFTNLVDFDMAYGHRRNPEGYKAALEEFDQQLPEIQSRLKEDEILILTADHGCDPTYKGTDHTREYIPVLVYGKNIKSNINLGTRTTFADIAATVEELLLGTQTEGSFAEELYN is encoded by the coding sequence ATGATTCCTAGAATTGAACGTGCTACTATTGTAGTTCTTGACAGTGCTGGTGTTGGGGCTTTACCTGATGCTGCTGATTTTGGAGATGTAGGCTCTAATACATTTGGAAATATTGCCAGCCACTGCGGTGGAATAAACCTTCCAAACATGCAAAAATTAGGTTTGGGTAACCTTACCGACATTCAAGGTGTTGCACCTACTTCAGATGCAAATGGTGCTTTTGGTAAAGCAGCTGAAGCTTCTAAAGGGAAGGATACAACAACTGGCCATTGGGAAATTGCTGGTGTGGCTATAGACAAGCCTTTTCCAACATACAGTAATGGTTTTTCTGACGAAGTTATTCGCCTTTTTGAAGAAAGAACTGGTCGTAAGGTAATGGCAAATAAGCCAGCATCAGGGACAGCTATATTGGATGAATATGGTGAAGAACAAATGAAAACGGGTAATTGGATTGTTTATACATCTGCCGATCCTGTTTTTCAAATTGCTGCTCACGAAGAGATTATTCCCTTAGAGGAATTGAACAAAGCTTGTGAAATAGCTTTAGAAATTTGTACTGAATTGGCACCTGTTGCACGTGTTATTGCACGTCCTTATTTAGGAAGTGGTGAAGGAAACTTTACTCGTACAGCTAATCGTCACGATTATTCTGTGACACCTCCCCGTCCGACTGTGCTCGATCGCTTATTGGAAAATAAACTTGATGTGATAGGTATTGGTAAAACCAGTGATATTTTTGCCGGGCAAGGCATATCTGATTCCCGTGGTACGAACAAAGATAATAACGATGGTGTTGCTAAAACGCTTAAAGCTCTTAAAGAAGATACTAAAGGTTTAATTTTCACCAATCTTGTTGATTTCGACATGGCTTATGGTCACCGTAGAAATCCTGAAGGCTATAAAGCAGCACTAGAAGAATTTGATCAACAATTACCAGAGATTCAAAGCCGTCTGAAAGAGGATGAAATTCTAATTTTGACAGCTGACCATGGTTGCGATCCAACCTATAAAGGAACAGATCATACCCGTGAATATATTCCTGTATTAGTTTATGGTAAAAATATTAAATCAAATATCAACTTAGGAACAAGAACAACATTTGCTGATATAGCTGCAACTGTTGAAGAATTGTTATTAGGGACTCAAACAGAAGGTAGTTTTGCTGAAGAGCTTTACAACTAA
- a CDS encoding ABC-F family ATP-binding cassette domain-containing protein, which translates to MISVSNLSIQFGKRTLFQDVNLKFTPGNCYGIIGANGAGKSTFLKLLSGDLDSTTGRVAMEPGERLAVLKQDHYEFDEFTVLDSVVAGHAELWAIMQEKNDLYAKPDFSEADGIKASELEEVFAEMGGWNAESDAAELLSGLGIKEALHYKLMSELSGKEKVRVLLAQALFGNPDNLLLDEPTNDLDLETVMWLENYLANFNNTVIVVSHDRHFLDSVCTDIVDIDFGKVKMFSGNYTFWYESSQLAARQQAQQNKKAEEKKKELQEFISRFSANVAKSKQTTSRKKMIDKLNIEDIQPSTRRYPGIIFQQEREAGDKIFSCTGLSKKMQDDVLFKDVEFTIEKGEKVVFLSKDPRAMSALFDIINGEEKADSGSFEWGVTITPAYLPLDNSNFFRQPLTLIDWLAQYSSDTSEVYLRGYLGKMLFSGEDIYKKADVLSGGEKVRCMVSRMMLKDANLLVLDTPTNHLDLESIQSFNNSLINFGGTVLMSSHDHEFIQTVATRIIELTPNGIIDKLMDYDDYISSEKIKEQREALYQ; encoded by the coding sequence TTACTCCAGGAAACTGTTACGGAATTATTGGTGCTAACGGTGCCGGCAAATCAACTTTCTTAAAACTTCTATCAGGCGATCTGGATTCTACTACAGGTCGTGTAGCTATGGAGCCAGGTGAGCGTCTAGCCGTTTTAAAGCAGGATCACTACGAATTTGATGAGTTTACAGTTCTGGATTCGGTTGTCGCTGGCCATGCAGAGCTTTGGGCTATAATGCAAGAAAAGAACGACTTATATGCTAAGCCGGATTTTTCTGAAGCAGATGGTATTAAAGCGTCTGAGTTAGAAGAAGTGTTTGCTGAAATGGGCGGATGGAATGCTGAAAGTGATGCTGCTGAACTATTAAGTGGTTTGGGTATTAAGGAAGCATTGCATTACAAGTTAATGTCTGAATTGAGTGGTAAAGAGAAAGTACGTGTTCTTTTAGCTCAAGCTCTTTTTGGAAACCCAGACAACTTGCTTCTTGATGAGCCCACAAATGATCTTGACCTTGAAACAGTAATGTGGTTAGAGAACTACTTGGCTAACTTTAACAATACTGTAATTGTGGTGTCTCACGACCGTCACTTCTTAGATTCAGTTTGTACTGATATCGTTGATATTGACTTCGGTAAAGTGAAAATGTTCTCTGGAAACTACACGTTCTGGTATGAATCATCTCAATTAGCAGCACGTCAGCAAGCGCAACAGAATAAAAAAGCTGAAGAGAAAAAGAAAGAACTTCAGGAGTTTATTTCTCGTTTCTCGGCCAATGTTGCAAAATCCAAGCAAACCACTTCTCGTAAGAAGATGATTGACAAACTGAATATTGAAGATATTCAACCATCTACACGTCGATACCCAGGTATCATTTTCCAACAAGAGCGTGAAGCCGGTGATAAAATTTTCTCTTGTACGGGTCTTAGCAAAAAAATGCAGGATGATGTTCTGTTTAAAGATGTAGAATTCACGATCGAAAAAGGAGAAAAGGTAGTATTCCTATCAAAAGATCCTCGTGCAATGTCGGCTCTTTTTGATATTATTAACGGAGAAGAAAAAGCAGATAGCGGAAGCTTCGAATGGGGAGTTACCATTACACCAGCATACTTACCTCTTGACAATAGTAATTTCTTCCGTCAACCATTGACTTTAATTGATTGGTTAGCGCAATATTCAAGCGATACAAGTGAAGTTTATCTTCGTGGATACCTTGGTAAAATGTTATTCTCTGGTGAAGACATCTACAAAAAAGCTGACGTTCTTTCTGGAGGAGAAAAAGTTCGTTGTATGGTATCACGTATGATGTTGAAAGATGCCAACCTATTGGTATTAGATACACCTACCAATCACTTGGATTTGGAATCGATTCAATCGTTCAATAATTCGTTGATTAACTTTGGTGGAACTGTTTTGATGTCGTCTCATGACCACGAATTTATTCAAACCGTTGCAACTCGTATTATTGAATTAACTCCTAACGGAATTATTGATAAATTAATGGATTACGATGATTACATTTCTAGTGAAAAAATCAAAGAACAACGCGAAGCATTGTATCAATAA